A genomic region of Thunnus albacares chromosome 4, fThuAlb1.1, whole genome shotgun sequence contains the following coding sequences:
- the LOC122980418 gene encoding uncharacterized protein LOC122980418 isoform X3 yields the protein MESLCCPACSRAVGRPTDAWPVPVPEPSAAPANTQLVPELQQSPVLVELKQSHVPAEMQQSPVPVLYRLTCLSPSRWTPVLYSSRRSLFLHSSRLVDIQIDSVHLSYLLVALQSDSARLSCILFSLPSDSQAKASASVSQLPAQASPASFAKGQLTPFHHYHHCRLQREVP from the exons atggag AGTCTCTGCTGCCCAGCCTGTTCCCGAGCCGTCGGCCGCCCCACCGATGCTTGGCCTGTTCCTGTTCCTGAGCCGTCAGCCGCCCCTGCCAACACCCAGCTtgttcctgagctgcagcagtccccTGTTCTTGTTGAGCTAAAGCAGTCCCATGTTCCTGCCGAGATGCAGCAGTCTCCTGTCCCTGTGCTATACCGgcttacctgtctgtctcccagCCGCTGGACTCCAGTCCTGTACTCCAGTCGCCGGTCTCTTTTCCTGCACTCAAGCCGTCTGGTCGACATCCAGATCGACTCTGTCCATCTGTCCTACCTCCTGGTCGCCCTCCAGAGCGACTCCGCCCGTCTTTCCTGCATCCTGTTCTCCCTTCCGAGTGACTCCCAAGCCAAAGCCTCAGCCTCAGTttcccagcttccagcccaagCTTCCCCAG catctTTTGCAAAAGGGCAGCTCACACCCTTCCACCACTATCACCACTGCAGATTGCAGAGAGAAGTGCCATAA
- the LOC122980418 gene encoding uncharacterized protein LOC122980418 isoform X1: MESLCCPACSRAVGRPTDAWPVPVPEPSAAPANTQLVPELQQSPVLVELKQSHVPAEMQQSPVPVLYRLTCLSPSRWTPVLYSSRRSLFLHSSRLVDIQIDSVHLSYLLVALQSDSARLSCILFSLPSDSQAKASASVSQLPAQASPGLHFLSPAFTINTLFLSYLCLLAIECLHMGSPAPSLVTSISIGTMLGRDLFMASMNWCNVSMFI, translated from the exons atggag AGTCTCTGCTGCCCAGCCTGTTCCCGAGCCGTCGGCCGCCCCACCGATGCTTGGCCTGTTCCTGTTCCTGAGCCGTCAGCCGCCCCTGCCAACACCCAGCTtgttcctgagctgcagcagtccccTGTTCTTGTTGAGCTAAAGCAGTCCCATGTTCCTGCCGAGATGCAGCAGTCTCCTGTCCCTGTGCTATACCGgcttacctgtctgtctcccagCCGCTGGACTCCAGTCCTGTACTCCAGTCGCCGGTCTCTTTTCCTGCACTCAAGCCGTCTGGTCGACATCCAGATCGACTCTGTCCATCTGTCCTACCTCCTGGTCGCCCTCCAGAGCGACTCCGCCCGTCTTTCCTGCATCCTGTTCTCCCTTCCGAGTGACTCCCAAGCCAAAGCCTCAGCCTCAGTttcccagcttccagcccaagCTTCCCCAGGTCTGCATTTCCTTTCCCCAGCCTTTACAATAAATACCTTATTTCTATCATATCTGTGTCTCCTCGCCATTGAGTGTCTGCACATGGGTTCACCTGCTCCATCCCTCGTAACAAGTATTTCCATTGGCACCATGTTAGGAAGAGATCTCTTTATGGCCAGTATGAACTGGTGCAATGTCTCCATGTTCATATga